Proteins from a single region of Shinella zoogloeoides:
- a CDS encoding GGDEF domain-containing protein: MNTAVAQKVQVPDIAAQVTYAMRIMNVSPIPRNYELFYEAYIGSNPKLTRELAALGNKASQEELDEIGAQYFGHHHGATSIDGVQLKIASELESLLRLLKQEQTSLESYNKLLDETFVRITAKNSTSVDIIKGVINVLTQATGDTITQGKEMVENVTQKSREMENVRKELDEYKRIANTDSLTQLSNRRAFDDRLSAIYNSTMSRNVTALILADIDHFKKINDTYGHPVGDKILASVGSLIRAHVRKDILVARTGGEEFAMIVEGNTEEEVMGIAERIRAALESTPFKNSKTGVNYGPITISLGFCMASWAEGPGELYSKADIALYCAKNGGRNRVVVFEDGMKKDFAKSWLIYRK; encoded by the coding sequence ATGAACACGGCAGTTGCGCAGAAGGTCCAGGTGCCGGATATCGCGGCGCAGGTGACCTATGCCATGCGCATAATGAATGTTTCTCCCATCCCCCGCAATTACGAGCTGTTCTATGAGGCCTATATCGGCTCGAACCCCAAGCTGACGCGCGAACTCGCCGCCCTTGGCAACAAGGCCTCGCAGGAGGAGCTGGACGAGATCGGCGCGCAGTATTTCGGCCACCACCACGGCGCGACCTCCATCGACGGCGTCCAGTTGAAGATCGCCAGCGAGCTGGAAAGCCTGCTGCGCCTTCTCAAGCAGGAACAGACCTCGCTCGAAAGCTACAACAAGCTGCTCGACGAGACTTTCGTGCGCATCACGGCCAAGAACAGCACCAGCGTCGACATCATCAAGGGCGTCATCAACGTCCTCACGCAGGCGACCGGCGACACCATCACCCAGGGCAAGGAGATGGTGGAGAACGTCACGCAGAAGTCGCGCGAGATGGAGAACGTGCGCAAGGAGCTGGACGAGTACAAGCGCATCGCCAATACGGATTCGCTGACGCAGCTCTCCAACCGCCGCGCCTTCGACGACAGGCTCTCGGCGATCTACAATTCCACGATGTCGCGCAACGTCACCGCGCTGATCCTCGCCGACATCGACCATTTCAAGAAGATCAACGACACCTACGGCCATCCGGTCGGCGACAAGATCCTCGCCTCCGTCGGCAGCCTGATCCGCGCCCATGTGCGCAAGGATATCCTCGTGGCGCGCACCGGCGGCGAGGAATTCGCGATGATCGTCGAGGGCAATACCGAGGAAGAGGTGATGGGCATCGCCGAGCGCATCCGCGCCGCGCTGGAGAGCACGCCCTTCAAGAACTCCAAGACCGGCGTCAATTACGGCCCGATCACCATCTCGCTGGGCTTCTGCATGGCCTCCTGGGCGGAAGGCCCGGGCGAACTCTATTCCAAGGCCGATATCGCGCTCTATTGCGCCAAGAATGGCGGGCGCAACCGGGTCGTGGTCTTCGAGGACGGCATGAAGAAGGATTTCGCCAAGAGCTGGCTTATCTATCGCAAGTAA
- a CDS encoding L,D-transpeptidase, translating to MKTLAIALAAGLLATAGAAVAADNANGRTEIASLSSSTQKTGWLQVLSGGKPVASEKKVAAVSRAPIARELVAFTEEAAPGTIIVDNSERRLYHVLGSGLAMKYAVSVGREGFIWTGSEKVTRKTEWPTWTPPADMRAREAKRGKVLPVSMKGGLDNPLGSRAIYLGSTIYRIHGTNQPSSLGKAQSSGCIRMANEDVEHLYAQVTAGTTVIVRD from the coding sequence ATGAAAACGCTCGCTATCGCCCTTGCCGCAGGTCTTCTCGCCACCGCCGGCGCAGCCGTCGCCGCCGACAATGCGAACGGCCGGACCGAAATCGCCTCGCTCTCCTCCTCCACGCAGAAGACCGGCTGGCTTCAGGTCCTGTCCGGCGGCAAGCCGGTGGCCTCGGAAAAGAAGGTCGCCGCCGTTTCCCGCGCCCCCATCGCCCGCGAACTCGTCGCCTTCACCGAGGAGGCCGCGCCCGGCACGATCATCGTCGATAATTCCGAGCGCCGCCTCTACCACGTGCTCGGCTCTGGCCTCGCCATGAAATACGCCGTCAGCGTCGGCCGCGAGGGCTTCATCTGGACCGGCTCGGAAAAGGTGACGCGCAAGACCGAATGGCCGACCTGGACGCCGCCGGCGGACATGCGCGCCCGCGAAGCGAAGAGAGGCAAGGTCCTGCCGGTTTCCATGAAGGGCGGCCTCGACAATCCGCTCGGCTCGCGCGCCATCTATCTCGGCTCGACCATCTACCGCATCCACGGCACCAACCAGCCGTCCTCGCTCGGCAAGGCGCAATCCTCGGGCTGCATCCGCATGGCGAACGAAGACGTCGAGCACCTCTATGCGCAGGTGACGGCCGGCACGACGGTCATCGTCAGGGATTGA
- a CDS encoding M15 family metallopeptidase: MTVALAAGLSAAGAAEPDLAARLDLLVGAYPESLSGVEGNRLVFRDGGPPLEIDDGKAKDHQAALAAGDVEDSLRQLYPLGACDGKPAVDDDPGRIRSDALMMRLYGKSAKAVAADLVAVDWFGETLRVTKRQGAAAALEKVRDALAEKPELKRYLAPSAGTFNWRKVSGAPNMSVHSFGAAIDLNTKFADYWVWSGGKPGRVPKYANKYPLEIVEIFERYGFVWGGRWYHYDTMHFEYRPELIAIAKAAGASACR, translated from the coding sequence GTGACGGTCGCGCTGGCGGCCGGTCTGTCGGCGGCCGGCGCCGCCGAGCCGGACCTTGCGGCGCGTCTCGACCTGCTGGTCGGGGCCTATCCGGAAAGCCTTTCCGGTGTGGAGGGCAACAGGCTCGTCTTTCGCGATGGCGGGCCGCCGCTCGAAATAGACGACGGCAAGGCCAAGGACCATCAGGCGGCGCTTGCTGCCGGAGACGTCGAGGACAGCCTGCGCCAGCTCTATCCCCTCGGGGCCTGCGACGGGAAACCGGCGGTCGATGACGATCCGGGCCGCATCCGCAGCGATGCGCTGATGATGCGGCTTTACGGCAAGTCGGCGAAGGCGGTCGCGGCCGACCTCGTTGCCGTCGACTGGTTCGGCGAAACCTTGCGCGTGACGAAGCGGCAGGGCGCGGCGGCGGCTCTGGAGAAGGTGCGCGACGCGCTTGCGGAAAAGCCGGAGCTGAAGCGCTATCTCGCCCCGTCCGCCGGCACCTTCAACTGGCGCAAGGTTTCCGGCGCGCCGAACATGTCGGTCCACAGTTTCGGCGCGGCCATCGACCTCAATACGAAATTCGCCGATTACTGGGTCTGGTCCGGTGGCAAGCCGGGCAGGGTGCCGAAATATGCCAACAAATATCCGCTGGAGATCGTCGAGATTTTCGAGCGGTACGGCTTCGTCTGGGGCGGGCGCTGGTATCACTACGACACCATGCATTTCGAATACCGTCCCGAGCTGATCGCCATAGCGAAAGCGGCAGGCGCGTCGGCCTGCCGCTGA
- a CDS encoding pyridoxamine 5'-phosphate oxidase family protein, producing the protein MTIVTSVEELNALYGEPGEASLIKVTDYLLPEYRTMIEASPFMALATVGPEGLDCSPRGDAGSVIHIEDERTLMLPDWRGNNRIDSLSNIVRDPRVALMFLIPGSSTSMRVNGRAVVRIDEAITQRFVMDGRHPRSVVVMSIEAVYSQCARAVLRADLWNPEKFRDPSLLPTVGQMLASVRKDFDGRAYDREWPGRAAKTMW; encoded by the coding sequence ATGACCATCGTCACGTCGGTCGAAGAACTGAACGCCCTCTATGGCGAGCCGGGCGAAGCCTCGCTGATCAAGGTGACGGATTACCTGCTGCCCGAATACCGCACGATGATCGAGGCCTCGCCCTTCATGGCGCTTGCCACCGTCGGGCCGGAAGGGCTGGACTGCTCGCCGCGCGGCGATGCCGGATCGGTGATCCATATCGAGGACGAGCGCACGCTGATGCTGCCGGACTGGCGCGGCAACAACCGCATCGATTCGCTTTCCAACATCGTGCGCGATCCGCGCGTGGCGCTGATGTTCCTCATTCCCGGCTCCAGCACGAGCATGCGCGTCAACGGCCGCGCGGTGGTGCGCATCGACGAGGCGATCACGCAGCGCTTCGTCATGGATGGCCGGCACCCGCGCTCGGTCGTCGTCATGTCGATCGAGGCGGTCTATTCGCAATGCGCCCGGGCCGTGCTGCGCGCCGATCTCTGGAATCCCGAAAAATTCCGCGATCCCTCCCTCCTGCCGACGGTGGGGCAGATGCTCGCCTCGGTCCGGAAGGATTTCGATGGCCGGGCCTATGACAGGGAATGGCCCGGTCGGGCGGCAAAAACCATGTGGTGA
- a CDS encoding alpha/beta hydrolase, with amino-acid sequence MASFGLKVIRLALSGVAKVSPHAAGRAAFRIFATTPGRKPRTAKEKELLARSDGWMRQAQRVELRFAGGTAVAHRFAARPCEAFAGRVLVVHGWGSRAAYLSALTEGLVAAGHEVVALDLPGHGASRGRTLTLPMAVRAIDAAWQRFGGFDYFCGHSFGGASLACAASGLVPSVPAHRPRRLVTIGSPSEMTWLFKDLGRLLKLDPKAQVALEGHVERIAGAPLSAFDAANGAGRLNVPMLVVHAEDDKEVAASHARRYAASGPNVTLEWANGFGHRRIVSAEPVIGRIVDFLAEDGRRIAA; translated from the coding sequence ATGGCATCCTTTGGCTTGAAGGTCATCCGGCTCGCGCTTTCGGGCGTCGCCAAGGTTTCTCCCCATGCGGCCGGCCGCGCCGCCTTCCGTATCTTCGCCACCACGCCCGGCCGCAAGCCGCGCACGGCGAAGGAGAAGGAGCTGCTGGCCCGCTCCGACGGCTGGATGCGGCAGGCGCAGCGCGTGGAGCTGCGCTTTGCCGGTGGCACGGCCGTCGCGCACCGCTTTGCCGCGCGTCCCTGCGAGGCCTTTGCCGGGCGGGTTCTGGTGGTGCATGGCTGGGGTTCGCGCGCGGCCTATCTTTCGGCCCTGACGGAGGGGCTGGTCGCCGCCGGGCATGAGGTGGTGGCGCTCGACCTGCCGGGGCACGGCGCCTCGCGCGGCCGCACGCTGACGCTGCCGATGGCTGTGCGCGCCATCGATGCGGCCTGGCAGCGCTTCGGCGGCTTCGATTATTTCTGCGGCCATTCCTTCGGCGGTGCGTCGCTTGCCTGCGCGGCGAGCGGCCTCGTGCCCTCGGTGCCGGCCCACCGGCCGCGCCGGCTCGTCACCATCGGCTCGCCCAGCGAGATGACCTGGCTGTTCAAGGATCTCGGCCGGCTGCTGAAGCTCGACCCCAAGGCGCAGGTCGCGCTGGAGGGCCATGTCGAGCGCATCGCCGGCGCGCCGCTGTCGGCCTTCGACGCGGCGAACGGGGCAGGGCGGCTGAATGTGCCGATGCTCGTCGTCCATGCGGAGGACGACAAGGAAGTGGCCGCCAGCCACGCGCGCCGCTATGCCGCCTCCGGTCCCAATGTCACGCTCGAATGGGCCAACGGCTTCGGCCACCGCCGGATCGTTTCGGCCGAGCCGGTGATCGGCCGCATCGTCGATTTCCTGGCCGAGGACGGGCGGCGCATCGCCGCCTGA
- a CDS encoding MarR family winged helix-turn-helix transcriptional regulator: MNKNQAFPWDHPRFRSWIGVARACQLMQQAMTRAIADLDIKTPHLDILINLYRFDGISQQELAHKLLVGRSNMSMLLPQLEKRGLIERRPDTKDKRVLRLSLTETGRDLTMQAMHIQTGMIERIMSQTPADRCLQVAEAMEDIIHILQTMETSEDEA, encoded by the coding sequence ATGAACAAAAATCAAGCCTTCCCCTGGGATCATCCGCGCTTTCGAAGCTGGATCGGCGTGGCGCGCGCCTGCCAGCTCATGCAGCAGGCGATGACCAGGGCGATTGCGGACCTCGACATCAAGACGCCGCATCTCGACATCCTGATCAATCTCTACCGCTTCGACGGCATTTCCCAGCAGGAGCTGGCCCACAAGCTGCTCGTCGGCCGCTCGAATATGAGCATGCTGCTGCCGCAACTGGAAAAGCGCGGCCTGATCGAGCGCCGACCGGATACGAAGGACAAGCGCGTGCTGCGCCTTTCCCTGACCGAGACCGGCCGCGACCTCACCATGCAGGCCATGCACATCCAGACCGGCATGATCGAGCGCATCATGTCGCAGACACCCGCCGACCGTTGCCTTCAGGTGGCCGAGGCGATGGAGGATATCATCCATATCCTCCAGACGATGGAGACAAGCGAGGACGAGGCCTAG
- a CDS encoding low temperature requirement protein A, with protein sequence MTATNDDRFAQSAFLRARGTASEGKVAFAELFFDLIFVLTIIQLSHALAAHYSPLGLVEAAMLMLAVWWVWIYTTWATNWLDPDKAPVRLLLFVLMFLGLMLSIAIPTAFGTGGLLFALTYVAMQIGRSAFTAYAMRRDWPENSRNFTRITVWTVFSAVFWIAGAFVEHEARLALWLLALGIEYASPALGFAVPGLGRSTVSDWQVSGEHMAERCALFVIICLGETILVTGRTVAAMELLDGFTILLLAVAFLSTATMWWIYFRFGHGEAAHLIEHSATPGRIARMAFTYAHIPIVAGIVLSAVAEEFALAHPHGHVDFKTASAIIGGPVVFLLGNIWFKAAIRGRSPLSHLVGVGALLALSLVAPVVEPYQLFMAAAVVLFGVAVWEFLSLKSTQADDVAVV encoded by the coding sequence ATGACGGCGACGAACGACGACCGTTTCGCCCAGTCCGCGTTCCTGCGCGCACGGGGAACCGCCAGCGAGGGCAAGGTTGCCTTCGCCGAACTGTTCTTCGATCTCATCTTCGTGCTGACGATCATCCAGCTTTCCCATGCGCTGGCCGCCCATTATTCGCCGCTCGGCCTGGTGGAGGCGGCGATGCTGATGCTGGCCGTCTGGTGGGTGTGGATCTACACGACCTGGGCGACGAACTGGCTGGACCCGGACAAGGCGCCGGTGCGCCTCCTGCTCTTCGTGCTGATGTTCCTCGGCCTGATGCTCTCCATCGCCATTCCGACGGCTTTCGGCACGGGCGGGCTGCTCTTCGCGCTTACCTATGTCGCCATGCAGATCGGCCGCTCGGCCTTCACGGCCTATGCGATGCGGCGGGACTGGCCGGAGAACAGCCGGAACTTTACCCGCATCACCGTCTGGACCGTATTTTCCGCGGTGTTCTGGATCGCCGGCGCTTTCGTCGAGCATGAGGCGCGGCTGGCGCTCTGGCTTCTCGCCCTCGGCATAGAATATGCGTCGCCTGCGCTCGGCTTCGCGGTGCCGGGCCTCGGGCGCTCGACGGTGAGCGACTGGCAGGTCTCCGGCGAGCATATGGCGGAGCGTTGCGCGCTCTTCGTCATCATCTGCCTCGGCGAGACGATCCTCGTCACCGGGCGGACCGTCGCGGCGATGGAACTGCTCGACGGCTTCACCATCCTGCTCCTGGCCGTCGCCTTTCTCTCGACGGCGACCATGTGGTGGATCTACTTCCGCTTCGGCCATGGCGAGGCGGCGCATCTGATCGAGCATTCGGCGACGCCGGGGCGCATCGCCCGCATGGCCTTCACCTATGCCCATATCCCCATCGTCGCGGGTATCGTGCTTTCGGCGGTGGCGGAGGAATTCGCGCTCGCCCATCCGCACGGCCATGTCGACTTCAAGACGGCGAGCGCCATCATCGGCGGGCCGGTCGTCTTCCTGCTCGGCAATATCTGGTTCAAGGCGGCGATCCGTGGCCGCTCGCCGCTGTCGCATCTCGTCGGCGTCGGCGCGCTGCTGGCGCTGTCGCTGGTCGCGCCTGTCGTCGAGCCCTATCAGCTCTTCATGGCGGCCGCCGTGGTGCTGTTCGGCGTCGCCGTCTGGGAGTTCCTGTCGCTGAAATCGACGCAGGCGGACGATGTCGCGGTCGTCTAG
- a CDS encoding TMEM175 family protein produces the protein MNKGRLEAFSDGVIAIIITIMVLQLTVPKEPTFAALLPLMPVFLGYLLSFVYVAIYWNNHHHLLTVCDNASGSVLWANMHLLFWMSLIPFVTAWMGNNPAAAIPTALYGAILLLSAIAYEILQVRIVAVHPDAERVREALGRDFKGRFSPLFYLAAIGLAFVSPVISHLIYAAVALLWIVPDRRLERL, from the coding sequence ATGAACAAGGGACGTCTGGAAGCCTTCAGCGATGGCGTGATCGCCATCATCATCACGATCATGGTGCTGCAACTGACGGTGCCGAAGGAGCCGACATTCGCGGCGCTGCTGCCGCTGATGCCGGTCTTTCTCGGCTATCTGCTCAGCTTCGTCTATGTCGCGATCTACTGGAACAACCATCATCACCTGCTGACGGTGTGCGACAATGCCAGCGGCAGCGTGCTTTGGGCGAACATGCATCTGCTGTTCTGGATGTCGCTCATTCCCTTCGTGACCGCCTGGATGGGCAACAATCCGGCAGCGGCCATCCCCACGGCGCTCTACGGGGCGATCCTGCTGCTCTCGGCCATCGCCTACGAGATATTGCAGGTCCGCATCGTTGCCGTGCATCCGGATGCCGAGCGGGTGCGCGAGGCGCTCGGACGGGATTTCAAGGGGCGCTTCTCGCCGCTCTTCTATCTTGCGGCAATCGGGCTTGCTTTCGTCTCGCCGGTGATTTCCCATCTCATCTATGCCGCCGTCGCGCTGCTCTGGATCGTGCCCGACCGGCGGCTCGAACGCCTGTAA